In Stigmatopora argus isolate UIUO_Sarg chromosome 10, RoL_Sarg_1.0, whole genome shotgun sequence, the following proteins share a genomic window:
- the LOC144083199 gene encoding TRPM8 channel-associated factor homolog codes for MATEQSHDEGSYLSLMKGLKELDFRDSATPGALLLTGEHAFPLVMNSQGHVLAAASKYGSGRIVVLGHEVYLTKFQTLVENALIWLRGDGSRKMSVGINKSVKAVADNLSRSQFQTEIVGAFQKNLDVGVYVTDTYNLNTNEKDLVAFVKNGGGVLIGGQAWNWAANHPNENTLLRFGGNKVSAVSGIYFSEHPAEDELLPVYPQIPASWMRVVLGKEFEVDLEFLLQGVSEFDISGDALASEILVHGRLAFPIAMTEDKRPFLAATCYGLGRVVVVSHEGFLADQRLSAFWSNAIQWLDDGRRGTVGVLQPKALDTMNKSGLKCVKSDFRKDLSVFVGSAYSDTHMQEIQNFVVEGGGLLIGGHAWWWAQTHKDQNPLTDFPGNKILNKMGLSILRETIKAGRFKAPVPSQIGRDKYHFHHLLQRFADHVTEGEDLTKHEEQCLKKLGKDCAAFLKMDAHDRCSYAQVLSTLTHVLKKSGIPQVCDTCPVKSPKDHLLLNLGSEVYKVCPDPDQLLPYLIKQNPVLPVVYNHRIPVNITTADNEEWVSTGLYLSNGMRTYIAMPAQIVNKGWKVQIGCQTDFLKADELKRASSVHEKFPIDSEMMQVWNLWGGLIYLVAPPKTHVGGLEVIVQVAVPAPYYKSGVTKMADWLVLRTAPSPWAELEFENIVLTLPSEVVRELDRPDTLATLWDTVMKGIADLAAKPHKFPRKERFVADVQISNGWMHSGYPIMMHKASAVEVVNLEKIKSKGMWGPIHELGHNQQRACWEFPSHTTECTCNLWSVYIHEEVFRINRGKAHTAISSEKRKSRIEEFVKGGRPLSKWEVWVALETYLQLQERFGWDAFKKVFAAYHHISNYPKDNNGKMNLYAETFSKIVGMNLCGFFKSWSWPINKTTEEKLSNFPIWVDHPMVRFG; via the exons ATGGCGACAGAACAAAGTCACGACGAGGGCTCTTATTTGTCCCTGATGAAAGGCTTGAAAGAACTGGACTTCCGTGACTCTGCTACCCCAGGCGCTCTGCTACTAACAGGAGAACATGCATTTCCTTTGGTAATGAACAGCCAAGGTCATGTCCTGGCAGCTGCCTCAAAGTATGGCTCTGGAAGAATCGTGGTCCTGGGACATGAAGTGTACTTGACAAAATTTCAGACTCTGGTAGAAAATGCACTGATATGGCTGAGAGGAGATGGCTCACGCAAGATGTCTGTGGGAATCAACAAAAGCGTTAAAGCAGTTGCTGATAATCTCAGCAGATCCCAGTTCCAAACTGAAATTGTGGGTGCATTCCAAAAGAATTTGGATGTTGGCGTGTATGTTACAGACACCTACAACCTGAATACAAATGAGAAGGACTTGGTGGCATTTGTGAAAAATGGCGGTGGAGTGTTGATTGGGGGGCAAGCATGGAACTGGGCCGCTAACCACCCAAACGAGAACACGCTGCTTCGCTTTGGAGGCAATAAAGTGTCTGCAGTGTCTGGGATATATTTCTCTGAACATCCAGCTGAAGATGAGTTGTTGCCAGTCTATCCTCAGATTCCTGCCTCATGGATGCGTGTGGT aCTGGGAAAAGAGTTTGAGGTCGATCTGGAGTTCTTACTTCAAGGGGTATCTGAGTTTGATATATCGGGTGATGCGCTCGCTTCTGAGATTCTGGTCCATGGACGACTCGCCTTCCCTATCGCAATGACCGAAGACAAACGGCCATTTCTGGCAGCAACCTGTTATGGGCTCGgacgtgttgttgttgttagtcaTGAAGGATTCCTTGCAGACCAG AGACTGTCCGCATTTTGGAGCAATGCTATCCAGTGGTTGGATGACGGGCGACGAGGCACCGTTGGCGTTCTGCAACCTAAAGCCCTCGACACCATGAACAAATCTGGGTTGAAATGTGTTAAGAGCGATTTCAGGAAAGACTTGAGTGTGTTTGTGGGTTCCGCTTACAGCGACACACACATGCAGGAGATTCAAAATTTTGTGGTGGAAGGAGGAGGCCTGTTGATTGGTGGCCATGCCTGGTGGTGGGCGCAGACACACAAAGACCAAAATCCATTGACAGACTTCCCAG GGAACAAGATCCTAAACAAAATGGGCTTGAGCATTTTACGTGAAACTATCAAGGCCGGTCGTTTTAAAGCCCCCGTGCCGAGCCAAATTGGCCGAGACAAGTACCATTTCCACCACCTTCTACAACGCTTTGCTGATCACGTAACTGAAGGAGAAGATCTTACTAAGCACGAGGAGCAATGCCTTAAGAAGCTTGGAAAGGACTGTgcagcctttttaaaaatggacgCTCATGACCGCTGTTCATACGCTCAAGTCTTGTCCACGCTTACACACGTCCTGAAAAAATCAGGCATTCCTCAG gTGTGTGATACGTGCCCAGTAAAAAGTCCCAAAGACCATCTTCTCCTCAACCTGGGTTCAGAGGTGTATAAAGTTTGCCCCGATCCTGACCAACTGCTGCCTTACCTCATCAAGCAGAACCCTGTGTTGCCTGTTGTCTATAATCACAGGATTCCAGTGAACATAACCACAGCAG ATAATGAAGAGTGGGTCAGTACTGGTCTCTACCTCTCTAATGGTATGAGGACCTACATAGCAATGCCTGCACAGATTGTCAACAAGGGATGGAAG GTCCAAATAGGTTGCCAAACTGACTTTCTTAAGGCTGATGAATTGAAGAGAGCCTCTAGTGTTCATGAAAAATTTCCCATTGATAGTGAGATGATGCAGGTGTGGAACTTGTGGGGAGGTCTCATCTACCTGGTGGCCCCACCTAAAACTCATGTTGGCGGGCTAGAGGTCATAGTTCAGGTAGCTGTACCAGCACCTTATTATAAATCTG GAGTGACAAAAATGGCTGACTGGCTTGTGCTGCGAACAGCTCCTTCCCCTTGGGCCGAGTTGGAATTTGAAAATATCGTACTCACTCTACCGTCAGAAGTCGTCCGGGAACTGGATAGACCAGATACGCTGGCAACACTCTGGGATACCGTGATGAAAGGCATTGCAGATCTGGCTGCTAAACCGCACAAATTTCCTCGTAAAGAACGCTTTGTAGCAGATGTGCAGATTTCGAATG gTTGGATGCACTCGGGATACCCAATCATGATGCACAAGGCCTCAGCCGTTGAAGTGGTCAATCTCGAGAAAATCAAGTCTAAAGGGATGTGGGGCCCAATCCATGAGCTGGGACACAACCAGCAGCGAGCATGCTGGGAATTCCCTTCGCATACTACAGAGTGCACATGCAACCTTTGGTCAGTGTATATCCATGAGGAGGTATTTAGAATCAACAGGGGAAAG GCTCATACAGCTATCAGTTCAGAAAAACGAAAGAGTCGAATAGAGGAATTTGTAAAAGGAGGCAGGCCACTCAGCAAGTGGGAGGTTTGGGTGGCTCTCGAAACATACCTACAG CTCCAGGAAAGATTTGGGTGGGATGCCTTTAAGAAGGTGTTCGCAGCCTACCACCATATAAGCAATTATCCAAAGGACAACAATGGAAAAATGAACCTGTACGCAGAGACCTTCTCCAAAATTGTTGGAATGAACTTGTGTGGATTCTTTAAGTCCTGGAGCTGGCCCATAAATAAGACTACTGAGGAGAAACTGTCCAACTTTCCTATCTGGGTGGACCATCCAATGGTCCGGTTTGGTTGA